AAGCATTGCAGGTGGCAAAGTTTACATCAATGGGCAACCAATACAAGAAGACTATATCGCTGAACCACCAATCTTACCAATGGAAGGGCGGCAAGTTCCTACTGAGGAATTTTTTGTCATGGGAGATAACCGCAACGATAGTAACGACTCCCGCTACTGGGGGTTTTTACCTAAACAAAATATTATCGGTCGCGCTGTGTTTCGCTTTTGGCCTCTTGATAGAATTGGGTTTATTTAACTGTAGAGACGTAGCAATGCTACGTCTCTACATTAAAATCGGAGATAGTACATCAACTGGGCAATGACATCACTAGATAGATTCAATCTCCGCTGAAAATCAGCCAAGTTACGGTAAAGTCCCGCAGATAAACGTTCTTGCACCACCGCCTGCGCGAGAGATAAATCCATAAATGGCACTGTTGCCAGAATCTCAACCGTTGCTGTGTTAGGGTTTACTGTATGGCTTTTAAGAGCTAGAGATTCATCGTCGTAATAACTGAAATTCAGAATTGGCTTGAGTGGCTCTAGCCTTTGTACTGGTAGACTCAAAGCTGCGGCAATATCGTCGATACAATAAAATTTTATACCCGCGCGCGAAAGTTCCACAAGCGATCGCGCTTGGTGAATTGATAAACCAGGTAGGCGTAACCAATCATCAACAGTTGCTTGATTAGCATCAATACAGATACCTAGTTGCGCGGCGATCGCAATTTCTTCTGCTGATTGTAGTCGGTAGTAGGGGTCGTTGAGCAGCTTGGAGCGGAGTTTTTGCAACTT
The sequence above is a segment of the Mastigocladopsis repens PCC 10914 genome. Coding sequences within it:
- a CDS encoding helix-hairpin-helix domain-containing protein — its product is MKNWLPLNPKLQKLRSKLLNDPYYRLQSAEEIAIAAQLGICIDANQATVDDWLRLPGLSIHQARSLVELSRAGIKFYCIDDIAAALSLPVQRLEPLKPILNFSYYDDESLALKSHTVNPNTATVEILATVPFMDLSLAQAVVQERLSAGLYRNLADFQRRLNLSSDVIAQLMYYLRF